The sequence below is a genomic window from Anopheles cruzii chromosome 3, idAnoCruzAS_RS32_06, whole genome shotgun sequence.
CCGACTCGTCCTCCAGAGCGTCCACGGActtcttcgcctttttcgCTGTTGACGCCATCGTGCGACGGAGAATGCAAGCGGAGCGCCAAGCGGGAAATCTAGAAACACTCGACTACAGGCGCACACCCGAGACAACAGTCGCTTAGCGGATGGTGGCAAACGGCTGGCACGGACTTTGCGGTACCGATTAGTAGCGAATGTTCCGGAATATTTTTTCCACTTAGTATTTGCGCGTTATAagctgttttatgtttcttcttccttaccgcacacaacacacgatCTCACAGTAGCGCGTTCTTGCCGCTTGCTAACAATCGTCTCCTCCTCTTTTTTCACTGTCTGACGTTTGATGATTGCTTTGCAAAAAAAGCCGGCCGCCAGTGCTGCCATTCGCCGTTTTGGCTACAGTAAATCTACGCGGTCGTCAATTGAAACCAATTATTCTTTATGTTTCACGCCCTGGTGAAACGTTTCAGAATGCCtcaatttaattgtttctgttttcacCTGTTTTTCCAGGAAATTCCGATCTTTGATAATATTTTCCCACTATCCTGGGGTTCGTTTACTGTGTACCACGATTCAGACGAATGAAAGTTGTAACTGTCATTTGCGCatggacacgcacacacaggtAGTTACACGCTCTAATCAAAGCCATCAGCGGCCATTCGGAAGATTCGGTGTCGACCTGTCCGGTTTCGCTTACTTGCAGACGCGTGAACAATTTTCTCAAACAATGTCGTCCGCTGACCAGCAAACCTCGACGGCCACCACTGGTCAACCGCATCTACAGCAGCAGGATCTGTCTAAGCTGGTAAGCACTTTGGTTGTCGCCCTTTTCATTGAAAGCAGCTCGTTTCCCGTGGGACGCGTTCCTGCGATACGATGCCAACAAGACAATTTCAAGCTAGGTTTCGATGCATTCCGGTACATTGAACCGTTTTACTGTGGTACACTAGTGTTTTAAATAGTGCCACACGGAGGATTACCGCGACAACGGTCTCTCCGGTAAGGTGTTGTTTGACCATAGCTGATGCAACGATGGCCCCACTGTGGGGTGGGTTTTGTAGGTTAGGATTCCTCAAGCACCGTGAACAGCGAATTAAAATCAACTGAAAAAGTGACAGGAAAAGCTACGGTCCATGCTGTTCACGCTGTGAACATTTCTAAACATTCTCTAATTATTGCTCTCCGTTTTTAGGACATTACCAAGCTGACCCCACTTTCGCCGGAAGTAATTTCTCGACAGGCTACGATCAATATCGGAACCATTGGTCATGTAGCGCACGGAAAATCGACAGTTGTTAAAGCCATTTCTGGCGTACAGACCGTACGCTTCAAGAACGAGCTGGAGCGCAACATTACAATTAAACTTGGTAAGTGCAACCTGACACTGTCTGCCGACAGGGACATTTGTTTAAAGTGCCAATTACATGCAACGACGACAACCTCCTTTGTCGCATAATAATACTCTGTCCTATACATAACGATTCTTGCGGTTCGACCACCTGGTCGTTCGCTTTTCGCGTCTTGGTCCCTCACCGCTTTCTCATCCTGGCAACGGCGAACAGTTTAAGTGAAATCGCTGCTATCGTTAAGTATGCCGTGACAATCAAGTGTCCTTCTTTAGTGAGTGAAAATTATCAAAGTGCCAAACCAAATGACGCTAATCACAAATGCCCACATCAGCGTGAGGGTCATGAAAGATACACTGGAACATGCCGAACACGTGCCTCCTTCACAAGAATAATTGTTCTAGCGATTTTGCACAATGGCGAGATATGCGGGTGCTGcgagagatgggagaaagcgagagaaaatACGGACGCGTCGACAGCGCCCGATCAGTCGCATGATCGCAACTGATGAAAGACTTAGTTACGACTAAGTACTAGAAAGTAAACGACAAACGTTTTGACAAGTTCCATTTGGTAGCATTGTTAGTTAAGGACAACAGTTAAGGAGCAATAATGATGCAAACGTATTTCCCTTTCCCTCTCATTATCTCTCTTCCCGCTATCCGCCCACCGTACGTTGCGCCGGCCGGGTTGCCTTCCAGAACCTTTATCTCCGAAGACCATCCATGCGTTGACCACCGATAGTCAAGCGTTGCAGAACTATATACAAAAGACTCGTGAACGATATAAGGTTCCGAGCTGTTCCAGTTCACCGGTGAAAGAAGAGGTGGCCGGtagcaaaaaaagcaacaacaaaaagcgtAAACGGTCCCACGGAGTGCTTCTTAGCCCGGGAACAACGGCTACCGACTCCAACGCCAATCACAAGAAACAAGCGAGGATCgagcatttttttaaactctcCCCGCCATCGTCCAGCAAATTAGCTCGGGAAGCGAAGATTCCGAACGGCTGTGACGGGATGACTCACACGTCGATGACTAAAGTCGTTACAAGAGCTCATGTGATGAAGCAAGAAGTAGAAAAAATCGAGCCTAGAAAGGGTCGTACGAAAAAGGTCCATCAAGCGATTGTGACCCGACCGCCTTTGCCTGATCGGAAACCTGTGCTGGTGAAGGCGAAAGTCGTTACAACACCTCATGTGATGAAGCAAGAAGTAGAAAAAATCGAGACTAGAAACGCTCGTTCGAGAAAGGTCAAACAAGCGATTGTGACCCGACCGCCTTTGCGTGATCGGAAACCTGTGCCCGTCAAGGCGGAAAATGGGCTCTGCATTACACCACCGATCAGCGACGGATCTAACAGCGATGAATGTAACACGAGTCTACAGCATTACCCTCTTTCGATAGCGAAGGGAGAAGAAAGTTCATCTCAAGCGGTGTCCAACCGGAGGCACTCTTTACCAATCAAGCTGAAAGTGGGTGACAGTAAgtcgaagaaagcaaacactcAAGCGATGGTGGTCGATTCAGAGTACAAAGTAGAAAAAATTCTCGATGTTCAGATCATTGCTGATGCTCCGTATTTCCTCattaaatggaaaaattaCAGTTCCAACGATAACACTTGGGAATCGTTAAAGAACGTGCGAAGTTGCTCACTATTGGATGACTTTCTGTCCCAAGCACTAACGGGTGACAGTGTGCGGTTCACGATCAGTGACATTCAACAGGCAGTCCGAACGAGCGATCAGTACCGTGAGGCACTAACCCTGCATGAGGGAGGGCTTAAAACCGCAAAGAAAATACTATCGGAGTATGAACAGTACGATTTTGACCAACTGCGCTCCGATTTACTCTTGATGGCCAAATTGTGGATCAATCGTTCACGCAGTAAGCAAATCTGGGACCGAATCGTACAGGCCATGTGCTGGGAGTTGTCGTTTTTGAAGCGCAAAGCGCAACTGGAACAGTTGCTGGCCTTTGAAACTCAGATCAACCGGCATGAGCCGACGCTCCGTGTGGTCGTGGCGAACGATCATGATCTGGATCCACCGCCCAGCAGCTTTACGTATGTGCGTTCGAACTTTGGAGGCGACCACATCACCATACCAAACGATCCTCCCTACGGTTGTGAGTGTAGTCCGTGTAATGGGCGGGCCGGGGCCTGTTGTGGTCCGATGGCTGGCGGCCAGTTTGCGTACACTGCCAAGCGTAGGTTACGGTTACTTCCTGGTGCACCAATCTACGAGTGCAATAAACGGTGCAGCTGTGGACCGGACTGCCCCAATCGAGTGGTGCAGAACGGGAGCCGCTGTAACCTGACGCTGTTTAAAACGTCCAACGGGCGCGGATGGGGACTCAAGACGAACGTTAGCATATACGAACGCCAGTACATTAGCGAGTACTGCGGCGAGGTGATTACCCACGAAGAGGCTGAAAAACGTGGCCGCATGCATGATTCCATCGGGCGCACGTATCTGTTCGATTTGGATTTTAACGGTGCAGATACGCCGTTCACAATGGATGCCACGCAGTTTGGCAATATTTCACGATTCTACAACCACTCGTGCGATCCAAACTGCGGCATCTGGTCCGTATGGGTTGACTGTCTCGATCCGAATCTACCGCGATTGGCACTGTTCGCTTTACGGCGGATCGAACCGGGCGAGGAACTGACGTTCAACTATAACTCCCAAATGGGTGCGACCGGCGACAGTGCGTCGGAGGAGGGCGAAGCGGTAAATGGCGACGCTTCCACCGGCTCCAGAAACATAGCACAATTTTCGGAGTGTCTCTGCGGCAGTTCAAAATGTCGGAAGTATATTTTCTGATGACTTGTGTTCATCTTAACCCCAAGGATTCAACTTTTGCGACACGTCTGAGAATAAATAGGATTCCATGAAGGATTATGTGGATAACAGCCCCAGAACTTACCCAAGCCATTATCGGAATTGAAGCAATTCGCACACAATGTTTGGGCGTGAAACACACAGTGACTTTTCTCTATTAAGCGTTATGTGTGgtaaaaaagaataaaagaGAATACtaatttgtaatttattatttgttgGAATTTATTATACAAGTTATGGATCCGTGAGTAACGATCGTTTTAAGCGATGGATACGGCAGGTTAGTATACAGCTGGCCACTCGCCACTGGTCGATTTCTTCTATTTCTTGTAAGCGTATTACTCTATGgacaaagtgtgtgtgtgtctctacGCAGCAACCAGAAACGGAACGTtaattttcccgcttttctgTCTCCTCTTTTCACCTGCGCAGGTTACGCCAATGCGAAGATTTACAAATGTGACAATCCGAAATGCCTACGGCCGACGTGCTTCACATCCGGCGGTTCGAGCAAGGACGACAGCTTCCCATGCTACCGTCCGGCCTGTACCGGTCGCTTCCAGTTGGTGCGCCACGTCAGCTTCGTCGACTGCCCCGGCCACGACATTCTCATGGCAACGATGTTGAACGGTGCCGCCGTTATGGATGCCGCCCTGCTGCTGATTGCCGGCAACGAGTCATGCCCGCAGCCCCAAACGTCCGAGCATCTGGCCGCGATCGAGATCATGAAGTTAAagcacatcatcatcctgcagAACAAGATCGACCTGGTGAAGGACACGCAGGCGAAGGAACAGTACGATCAGATCGTAAAGTTTGTGCAGGGCACGGTGGCCGAAGGGGCCCCGATCATTCCGATATCGGCCCAGCTCAAGTACAACATCGAGGTACTGTGCGAGTACATTACGAAGAAGATTCCGATCCCGCCACGAAACTTTATCGATCCACCGCGGCTCATCGTGATCCGCTCGTTCGACGTCAACAAGCCGGGCTGTGAGGTGAACGATCTGAAGGGTGGCGTGGCCGGTGGTTCGATTCTGCGCGGTGTCCTCAAGGTCGGCCAGGAGATCGAGGTTCGGCCCGGCCTGGTGAGCAAAGATGCCGAGGGCAAGCTGACCTGCAAGCCCATCTTCTCGCGCATCGTTTCGCTGTACACCGAGCAAAACGAGCTGCAGTTTGCCGTGCCCGGTGGTCTGATCGGGGTCGGCACGAAGATCGAACCAACGCTCTGCCGTGCCGATCGGTTGGTCGGCCAGGTGCTGGGAGCCGTCGGTGCGCTGCCGAACATCTTCATCGAACTGGAAGTGTCGTACTACCTGCTGAAGCGTCTGCTCGGCGTGCGCATGGAAGGTGACAAGAAGGGCGCCAAGGTGCAGAAGCTGGTGCGCCACGagatgctgctggtgaacATCGGTTCACTGAGTACcggcggccgggtggtggccacgcgtgccgatttggccaaaattgccCTCACCAACCCCGTGTGTACGGAGAAGAACGAAAAGATCGCCCTCAGTCGGCGTGTCGAGAACCATTGGCGGTAAGGATCCGGAGATTGGTACCGCAGAacgaaaaatgcattttattctgtttttctttcttcgttgcAGTTTGATTGGCTGGGGTCAGATTCGTGGCGGAACCGTTATTGAACCGttgaaggaaaattaaaagaGACGCGACACATCATTTTTGGCGTAACGTTCTGACCATGTCTCTCGTATCGGCTAAACCAATTCAGTCAATAACATCAGCAGCGTGCGTGCACAGTTTCTTTGCCCTGactttttgggttttgtttttgttgggtTTCGGGAGGAAAATGATCGCCAGCAACCAGAGCAGCATGCAGGATCCATTTAACGTATCGTGCGACGTTGCAGATCGAACGAGCTTCGTCCGTTCTGCAAAGTCACGGGTGGATAGCGATATTCCGTGGCCACAGCTTAAAATTGAACGCAGCGGGACTATGTTTCACCCGGAATGTGCTAGGAAACCTACCGTCTGTAATGGCAGTAAACGAGAAATGCAGTTTCAAATACATAACCTCAGAAAAACGGGACAAAACCAACGCGTGTCGGGACATACATCGAAAGAAAGTTGCCGAAAAGAGCGACCAATTTTAGAAGAACAccttttcatttatttcattaaatgCTTTAGTGTTGGCAAAGTCCTGCTTTCTTATGCGCAAAAAACGGATAACTTAAGCCTTAGGTACTACTAACTGAGGATAATTAACAGATCATACATATTTGCCCATCCATCGGCTAAAcgaaaaggaaccgaaaccgttttCGAACCAAATCAGTAACGCCAACCTTCCCGTCCTGGTAATTCAATTTGATTGAATGTCGTGATAATGGCCGCGTAGCTACGAAACGTGTTTTCTACCACCAAACCATCGATCACTTGTGCGATTGCTTTCCGTTTGTGCCGTTTTGCGTAAATTCATTTCTCCCCGTTAGGTGTAACCTAGAAAATGCCGGGTTTAAGTATTCGCCCCAGGCCAGCTATTCAGCCTTCCGCCCAACACCCAGCACAGTAGAGTTGGTTGTGCCATCCGTGCactattttgttttatcataCCTATCTATTTCTAATGTTTGAGATTCTttctaccacacacacacacacacacgcatgcacaaACATACGGAATTTAAGTGAGATTCCTACCGCATTTAATAACCCCAACAGGACACCCTTTGGTTGGTGGAGTCTGGCCGAACGGAAGTTCGCATGGCACTAAGATTGCTTGTGGGGGAATCTCTCCTCGAgatcggtggccgtcggtAAGGTACGTAAGGGTTGGCCGTGCGGTTGTGTAGTGTGCATAAGATTTGTTTGATCGCAAATCGACGGTCGCCTGCGCCGGTTGTATGCGTTCACACTACGGTcgtcaataaattttaaatatttcaaaaacacTCGTGGtactgttgtgttgtgttgtgcacAACCACTTAGACGATTACTATCACTAGACGATTATACACAGGAAGGGCGTACGCCACCCCAACTGTGCCCTAACATATAGTACACTCTCTACTCAGTCAGTCGATAGGGCCACAGTTGAGTGGCGGGTTGAGTTCCGCACTTTCTTGCTTCTACTATTGCACAGCAAATACTAAGTATCTACTAGTAAGGGTTTGGGGGCTCACGATCGTTCCCATTTCAGTGATCGTCCGTCGTGCAGTAGCAGAACTTGCGCATTTCCGGATCACGCTCGTAGATGCAGTTGGCCTGCTCACCGTACTTGTTGATGCGCGAGATGTCGCCCAGTTTCACGCGAAAGCGATTGTTGAGACGATCGTACAGCACGCTTGCTTCGTAGATCGCTTTGCTTGGGTTAGTGACCAGCTTGACCTGGTACATATCGTGCGCAACCCTGATCGCATCCGAGGAAAAGTCTCCGAGAAACccatcccggtcccggttctgCTTAAAGCGCACCAGGTCCCGATGCGGCTCTAGTCGCGCAGCCCAACGGATCTCGTCGAGCGTCAGCAGCGCACAGATACCACGGTGCCGCTCCGTGTGCCTGTTGATCGTGTCCACGATGGTTTTGGCGGAGCGAAACACCTCCTCCGAGGACGCCGTATCGTTGATCGTTTGCCAGTTCAAACAGGCACACCAGTGCGGCTCAATGTACGCATCGGCACACGAGCGGTTCTGCGGAATAACATCAAACAGCGACGTGGCACGTGACACCGCCGGtctctgtttcgttttcagtGTTTGGAGTGCTATGGAATGGAGGATCAAAATAAACGTGTACACTCGTCATGCCCAACGAGATTGTTACGGCTACTCACTCAGTATGTCCTGCAGTGTCTCGTGGACATCGAATGGCGTTACGAGGTGGTGCAGATTTTGCCGAAAGTTCTCGTACTGCTCCCGGTAGTGCGACTTGAACCACTCGGGAAAAGTGAAGCTAAAGAATGGCAAGCGCTCTTCCTGTTTTCCCTGCAGCGTGTTGCGTACCTCAGCGAATCGGTTCCCGTGGTCGGACATGAGCACCAGGACGGTGCTGTTTAGAATACCCGATTGCTTTAGCTCCACCAGCCAGTTGGTGAGATCGGTGTCGGCCACACCGATCAGGTTAATTGAATCGTGCGACAGCTCACCGTGGAAGCTGAACACGAACCGAGGCGTCCCGGGCCGGTAACTCGTCATGAACTCGCGCGTGTAGTCCAGCATCACCTTGTGGCGCGGTTTTGCCCCGATGCACAATCGTTTGTAGTAGCTCAGGTACGCCTCAATCGCCAGGTAGTAGGTGCGCATGTAGTGATCCGTCGGCTGCTCGTCGAATCCATTGAGGCGATAGGAGAACGTTCCAATGTTTGGGACGTCCTCATTGAAGGCCGTCACGTAGCCATACTTTTCGTAGTCCTTCCAGATCAACGGATACACATTCACGTACTCGGTATTTTTCATGCGGCGCCGTGTATCGGGCAGTTCCAACTCGGTGAAGCCCGTCAGGAGCGGTATCAACGCTTGCGGCGTTCCATCACCAACGATATTGTAGCCCTGCAGTACATCGGCCCCGAGGTATTTCGTGAGGTACTTGTATGCCTTGGGCAGCTTGCGCTGGAATGCGTTTCGGCTGAGCGAATCAAACCCGAGCATCAAGACGTTCAAGGCGAACTCTTTGTTCCAGCTGGAACGTGTGCGGAGGGTTGCGTCCTGTCGTATCCCGATGAGCAGTCCCTGCCACCGTTCCGTGCGACTTTCGGTCCAACACTTTGCACGGACAAAATCGCTTCCTTGCAACGTGTAGCTGTCGCTGGTGCGTGTCGTTTCCCCGAACGACAGCTTAAAATCACTCTGCCGCAAAACGTCAGCATAGTCACACGTTATCTTGCCCTTCTCTTTGATCACTTCCGGTTTAATGTTGCATACGCCCTTCTGCAAGCATGGAAACGAATGGACCAATGAGTTAGTTACAGTTCAACGCATAGCATGGTGTATCAGGAAAACTACTACCTCACAGGCCACCCAGTCCTGCAGTTCGCTGCCGCATTCGATCGGCGGTTCATCCTTGAGGAAGCTCAGCATTTCCGGTGAATCCACCGGCAGGCTAGGCATTTTGCAGGCGCCCTGATTGGCCAACGATTTAATTGATTCTTCAATCAAAACTCTGTAAAGCGGAAACCAAAGCCGTTTGATTTGAGTCTGCTGTCGTAGACGGTGGTCTCGCATACGTACAACTTTTCCCTGTTGTCTCCGTAGTCATCTCCGTTGAAAAAATGATCCAGCAGCAAGTAGACCACGCCGACCGTTAGCAGAATGAACAAGTTCCGGCGCGTTAGCTTGCGGCATTGGTGCATGGTGCTAGTGTTTGCTTGTCACCGCGAGTACGCGAGCGGTTGGTTATCGGAATTATGATTCTACTCGAACGAACATTTCTCAATATTGCAACTTCCGACTAATGCAGTAGTAACTACAGTCATTCGTATAAACGAGAGAAACAACAAAGAATGACTATTTTATACAatactagcagttcccggcgtgcgtcgctgcgcctcatttcattcttATTTCTtgattgggaggcgtttcagaggacttcttggcGATGTATACTTATGGTTCTTCACCCGTTGgggtcaataaaaaaaactttattttatttaaaagatGCGAATCGTCGCGAAATGAAGACTGACTGACTGCTTTGAGCTGctaaactgaactgaactgttGGACCGCGCTAAGCTGAACCTGACTGACTTAAGCCGTCGTTCTATTCTGGCCCTAACTTGATGACTTAGCTCGATCGCGTTTCGCCTGGGAACGGAATGCTCGATCGCGCCCGCTGTCGGTttcgcgtcgccatcgtcgtgaAAATGCTGCGTTGCGTCTAGACTGCTTTCCTCGGAAATAGCTGGACGCTGGCACCTGCTTCTGGGCTGCATGCGTGGGAACTCGTCCTCTGCTTGACCGCTGACATCTGCTGGTGGTTTCGCGTGGCTTCTAGTTGTCGCGAAATCGCTGCGTTTAGGTTGCTTCGACGATCGTTGATCGGGATTTATCGTTGTGGAGCGACACCGTCCGTAACTGTAtacgatcagcttcccttttcgcttcccgttactcctacttttcaaacgatcgggcttcttgatgacgtattcgttcagtttccctcCTCACCTTACGTTACttctccgtttcccggtgacggtgacgtatcggcttcctttcccgcttcccgttggatacatgtcaaaacacgcaccacctgagtttggctcaaattgcttgaaaattatacgagctttgctgacattaacccagattttgtatgggagcccctcttTGTAAAGAGTGGAGGGGTTTCAAACGTTCACaagaacatttccccttccccaaaactcccatctgccgaatttggatCGATTTGCTCTAAAACGGTTGGACGTTATGTATGGGTGTTatgtatgggacgttacgtatgggccgttacggtacgttacgtttgtatggtagcccccccccccccccacccccccttcCGGGAGGagtgggagggtcaaactttcctattcacaatccggggtcacaaaactacgctgtgcaaaatttcaagcggagagtagttttggagaaaatgcggtacagacagacaaacaaccatttttatatataacAGTTATAGAAGACAATAAACAGAATATGAGCAGCATTTTCCATATTGCAGTGTTCCAT
It includes:
- the LOC128275293 gene encoding eukaryotic translation initiation factor 2 subunit 3-like; this translates as MSSADQQTSTATTGQPHLQQQDLSKLDITKLTPLSPEVISRQATINIGTIGHVAHGKSTVVKAISGVQTVRFKNELERNITIKLGYANAKIYKCDNPKCLRPTCFTSGGSSKDDSFPCYRPACTGRFQLVRHVSFVDCPGHDILMATMLNGAAVMDAALLLIAGNESCPQPQTSEHLAAIEIMKLKHIIILQNKIDLVKDTQAKEQYDQIVKFVQGTVAEGAPIIPISAQLKYNIEVLCEYITKKIPIPPRNFIDPPRLIVIRSFDVNKPGCEVNDLKGGVAGGSILRGVLKVGQEIEVRPGLVSKDAEGKLTCKPIFSRIVSLYTEQNELQFAVPGGLIGVGTKIEPTLCRADRLVGQVLGAVGALPNIFIELEVSYYLLKRLLGVRMEGDKKGAKVQKLVRHEMLLVNIGSLSTGGRVVATRADLAKIALTNPVCTEKNEKIALSRRVENHWRLIGWGQIRGGTVIEPLKEN
- the LOC128274216 gene encoding uncharacterized protein LOC128274216; this encodes MHQCRKLTRRNLFILLTVGVVYLLLDHFFNGDDYGDNREKLVLIEESIKSLANQGACKMPSLPVDSPEMLSFLKDEPPIECGSELQDWVACEKGVCNIKPEVIKEKGKITCDYADVLRQSDFKLSFGETTRTSDSYTLQGSDFVRAKCWTESRTERWQGLLIGIRQDATLRTRSSWNKEFALNVLMLGFDSLSRNAFQRKLPKAYKYLTKYLGADVLQGYNIVGDGTPQALIPLLTGFTELELPDTRRRMKNTEYVNVYPLIWKDYEKYGYVTAFNEDVPNIGTFSYRLNGFDEQPTDHYMRTYYLAIEAYLSYYKRLCIGAKPRHKVMLDYTREFMTSYRPGTPRFVFSFHGELSHDSINLIGVADTDLTNWLVELKQSGILNSTVLVLMSDHGNRFAEVRNTLQGKQEERLPFFSFTFPEWFKSHYREQYENFRQNLHHLVTPFDVHETLQDILTLQTLKTKQRPAVSRATSLFDVIPQNRSCADAYIEPHWCACLNWQTINDTASSEEVFRSAKTIVDTINRHTERHRGICALLTLDEIRWAARLEPHRDLVRFKQNRDRDGFLGDFSSDAIRVAHDMYQVKLVTNPSKAIYEASVLYDRLNNRFRVKLGDISRINKYGEQANCIYERDPEMRKFCYCTTDDH